GCGCGCCTTCTCTGAGATGCACGCCGCGCAGTTGTCACGCACCCAGTCAGGGTTACAAAAAATCAAACCTATCACCCCAACTCAGGGGCCGGCACAAGCACATATTTTATTGATCGATCAAAATGAGGTGAGCAGGCTGATTGTGAAACATCAGCTTGAAAAATTGGGCTGCGTGGTTGCCGAAGCTGCACATTTTCAAGATGCTTTGCTAGTCTTGCGAGATAAAGCCTTTGATCTGATCCTCATTGATGCGGTGCTTATCGACGCGAGCAGCCAGAGCGTGATCGTTGAGATACGCGCGCTTCAATCGGAGCGCCACGAAACTCAAACAGCGTTGATTGCTGTAGGCCGCAGCGCGTCAGCCACTGCGACGGTCTTGCAAGGGGTTGACGCGCAGTTGCAAAAGCCTGTTTCGACGTTGGAATTGGCGCAGATGGTGGACCGCTGGCGCGGCCCGATTGATCCAAATGCCCAGAAATAAGCGTTATTCAGGCGTATAAATTTCGTCTGTGCCATCGTCTTCGCGCACAGGCCGACCCACCACATCCCTGAGACCCTCCAGCTCGATAAAGTTATCCGCCTGGCGGCGAAGTTCATCGGCAATCATTGGAGGTTGGCTGCGAACCGTCGACACAACGGACACGCGTACCCCTTGGCGCTGCAGGCTTTCAACCAAGGGCCGAAAATCTCCATCCCCCGAGAACAAAACGATGTGATCGACATGCGGTGCCAGTTCCATTGCATTCACGGTCAATTCGATATCCATATTGCCCTTGACCTTGCGACGGCCTTGGCTGTCGGTGAATTCTTTGGCGGTTTTTGTGATCATGGTAAAGCCGTTGTAATTCAGCCAGTCGACCAACGGACGAATTGGCGAATATTCTTCATTATCAAGCAATGCCGTGTAATAAAATGCGCGCAGCAATTTGCCGCGGCGCATAAATTCTGTGCGCAATAGTTTATAATCTATGTCAAAGCCAAGCGATTTTGCTGCCGAGTATAGATTGGATCCATCAATGAACAGCACCAGCCGTTCGTCCTTGTAAAACATTTAATTTCCTTTCAAATAAACAGCGGCTCTTATATCGGTGAGCCTTCGCATCAAAGTCGCCGTTTCGGTAGCTTAACTTAAGTATTTTCAACGGGCTTGCAAGTCAAATGGACACGCCAAAGGATTGGTCAAATCACCCCTTCTCGAAATGTAGCGCGATTGCATTGGGAAGCAATG
The sequence above is drawn from the Rhodobacteraceae bacterium IMCC1335 genome and encodes:
- a CDS encoding NYN domain-containing protein, yielding MFYKDERLVLFIDGSNLYSAAKSLGFDIDYKLLRTEFMRRGKLLRAFYYTALLDNEEYSPIRPLVDWLNYNGFTMITKTAKEFTDSQGRRKVKGNMDIELTVNAMELAPHVDHIVLFSGDGDFRPLVESLQRQGVRVSVVSTVRSQPPMIADELRRQADNFIELEGLRDVVGRPVREDDGTDEIYTPE